The Corynebacterium suranareeae genome window below encodes:
- a CDS encoding DUF4177 domain-containing protein encodes MTKWEYATVPLITHATKQILDTWGEDGWELVSVLPGMNPENLVAYMKREVA; translated from the coding sequence ATGACTAAATGGGAATACGCAACTGTGCCACTGATTACGCATGCTACTAAGCAGATCCTTGATACCTGGGGTGAGGATGGCTGGGAATTGGTCTCAGTGCTTCCTGGAATGAATCCAGAAAACCTCGTTGCTTACATGAAGCGTGAGGTGGCTTAA
- a CDS encoding RidA family protein, whose protein sequence is MASNSERLAELGISLPTVAAPVAAYVPAIQTGNQVWTSGQLPFVDGQLPATGKVGAEVSAEDAEKYARAAALNALAAIDALVGIDRVTRVLKIVGFVASAEDFSGQPGVINGASNLMGEVFGEAGAHARSAVGVAELPLNAPVEVEVIVEIA, encoded by the coding sequence ATGGCTTCTAACTCCGAGCGCCTCGCAGAATTGGGCATTTCTTTACCTACCGTTGCAGCACCTGTGGCCGCATATGTGCCAGCAATTCAAACGGGAAATCAGGTGTGGACTTCCGGTCAGCTGCCTTTTGTTGATGGCCAGCTGCCTGCCACTGGAAAAGTTGGCGCAGAGGTATCTGCGGAGGATGCGGAAAAGTATGCTCGCGCAGCTGCGTTGAATGCGTTGGCTGCCATTGATGCTCTCGTTGGCATTGATCGAGTCACCCGCGTTTTAAAGATTGTTGGTTTCGTTGCGTCTGCTGAGGATTTCAGCGGTCAGCCTGGCGTGATCAACGGTGCTTCCAACTTGATGGGCGAGGTCTTCGGCGAGGCAGGCGCACATGCGCGTTCTGCCGTGGGCGTTGCGGAGTTGCCGCTCAACGCGCCAGTCGAGGTTGAGGTTATCGTCGAAATCGCTTAA